GGCGACGAAACTTATAGATAAGGTACGTATCAGTACTGGTGGAATAGACGGAACATACACCGATGTACGCACCATCCTTCGGGAAGCATTACTGCAAAGAGCTACCCAAATAGCTGTAGTTCACAATCATCCTTCAGGGAATACCCGTCCTAGCCAACCGGATAAAACATTGACGGAGCATATTCGTAAAGCTGCAGATACAATGAATATTCGGCTGATAGATCATGTCGTCGTTTGCGAAGACGGGTTCTTTAGTTTTACGGATGAGGGATTACTTTAATTTCATTTATACCTTAATATTCCCTTTTACAACAATTTACTGTCTTGATACGTTTTTCATATAAGGTGAAGATGAAGAATAAATGTAATATTCTTTAGGTACAGGATGCGCATTCCGCACCTAATTTTTTATGTTTCGTTTTTTATCTCTATCTTTGCAATACATAATTAAATGGAGACGTTATGGAGAAATTTGAAATAGAAGAAAAGATTGTAGCCATACTGAAAACAGTGTACGATCCGGAGATTCCGGTGAATGTATACGATCTTGGACTGATTTATAAGATAGATGTTTCTGATAATGGGGAAGTTGTGTTGGATATGACATTGACAGCTCCTAATTGTCCGGCTGCTGATTTTATCATGGAGGATATTCGTCAGAAAGTGGAATCAGTGGAAGGTGTCACTGCAGCTACCATTAACTTGGTGTTTGAACCGGAATGGGACAAAGATATGATGAGCGAGGAAGCAAAGCTTGAACTAGGCTTTCTTTAGTTACGAGTGATAACCTCATAATCAATCTCTTATAACTAACAACTCAAAACTCATGAAGAACGTTTATTTCCTTTCCGATGCGCATCTCGGGTCTCGTGCCATAGAACATGGACGCACCCAGGAAAGACGCTTGGTGAACTTCCTCGACAGTATAAAACATAAGGCTTCTGCCATTTATCTGTTAGGAGATATGTTCGACTTCTGGTATGAATTCCGGCTGGTGGTTCCTAAAGGTTATACCCGTTTTTTGGGAAAGCTGTCAGAACTGACAGATATGGGAGTGGAGGTTCATTTCTTCATCGGTAATCACGATATTTGGTGTGGAGATTATCTCACAAAAGAGTGTGGTGTCATTATGCATCGCGAGCCGTTGACTACCGAAATCTATGGGAAAGAATTCTATCTTGCTCATGGTGACGGGTTGGGCGATCCGGATAAGAAGTTTAAATTACTCCGTCAGATGTTTCATAGCAAAACTTTGCAAACGATGTTTTCAGCTATCCATCCCCGTTGGAGTGTAGAGTTAGGTCTGTCATGGGCAAAGCATAGCCGGCAGAAACGGGCGGATGGAAAAGAGCCCGATTACATGGGTGAGAATAAGGAACATTTGGTACTCTATACCAAGGAGTATCTGAAAAGCCATCCTAATATCAATTTCTTTATCTACGGGCATCGGCACATTGAATTGGACTTGATGTTGAGCGCTACTTCCCGCGTACTGATTTTGGGAGACTGGATTAACTTTTTCTCTTATGCTGTGTTCGACGGAGAGAATCTCTTTTTGGAAGAGTATATTGAAGGAGAAACACAAGCTTAATTATTAGTCATCACCAATTATATAGGTTGGATTATAATTTATTTATAGACAATATAGCAGGGATATCCTCAAAATATTAAAATCAAAGGCAGCTAATTCATTGCGATTTAGTTGCCTTTGATTTTATCTTTGAGGGTGTATCAAAACACTTGGAAGTCTAAAAAATAACAGATTGACAGGCTATTTACTTTTGAATTTACTCTCAATCTGTATTAACCAGCGCAATTCCTAGTGAAAACTTATTTTTTCGTTACGATCAACTTCGCTTTCACTCTATTGAAGTACAACTTAATGGTATAAGTACCATCCTCGCTCACTTTAAAATTATTGTCGCTGCCCGCTTCTTCAAACTCTCCTTCTACATCATTGGTGCCGAATGAATGAGTCCATTCGTTATCCGCACGGATCTTCCATGCGTTGTCAGCTTTCAGATCCAACGTGGCGGTTAAGTAATAAGCTCTGTTTCCTGAAGCATCCGATTCAAAAGCTAAAGTCATCGGAGTGTCTGCAGCTGCCTTTCCCCAATCGTTATGTGTACCTGCAATTCCCCATGCATCGGCTGATGCTTTTGTAGAGAGTTCCAAAGTTGTTTTATTAAAAGAGAATTTATAAGAATACTTATCATAACAGGTAATATTACCCGTGCCGGTAGCCAGTGTGATGGAAGCAGGATTCTTTTGAGTGGCATCATCGGTTCCCCAACTCGTGTTCCAAGACGCTTCAGGAGAAATTTTCCAGCCGTCTTTAGCCTGATTGCCAAAGACTACCCATCCCTCGTAAATGCCATCATCATTGGCGGAGAACAGTAGCTGGCATTGCTTGAACGAATCATTCGGATCTCCCCAGCTACAGTAGGCTCCCGGTAGATATACTTTCGGATATTCGGGATCGCCGATGAACGGAGTGATTTGAGCGGACTCTACATTTGAATAGAAAGAATCGGTTGCATCTGAAATAGAAGAGGCGATACGGAATTCGAAATCATAGGGCTCTACGGTGACTTCCATTTCATAAGATTGAAACAGTTTCATTATTTTGCTGTTCAAATCCTGTGTAGTGATGTTATAAGGTCCCTCTTCCGTAGAGGAGTACAATGTTATTGCATTTCCGAAATTCTTTCCTTTCAGGTCCATTTGCAATGAATTGGTAATCTGGGCTGCATATCCTGCCTGGGGATTGGTCCATTTAAATTCTATCGCTGTGGTCTGGGCTTTATTCGCGTCCAATACATAAGTATCGGCAATGCCCGACAATACGGAGGGAGTCGCTTCGCTCTCATTGTAATATACCTTGTCCAGGTCGCTGTCACAAGCACTGAATATCAATAATGATAGGCAAATTGCTGATATATATTTTGCTATTTTCATGTCTATAAGTCATTTTATTATTTATAACCTTCGTTTTGTTCCAGTGATCCGTTTACGCTGATGTCTGAAACAGGAATAGGGAATATATTGTATCTTTCGTTGACACCTACTCCGGTAATTACGCCTCCTTTGGAAGGCCATGTATAAGAAGAACCGGTAAACTTGCCGTAGCGGATCAGGTCCATGCGGCGAACGCCTTCCCAGTAGAGCTCACGCCCTCTTTCGTTCAATATATTCTGGTAATTGTTGGCTTTCAACCATGCCGCATCAATCTTATTGTGCGGTGTGTCACCATAACCACGGTCGCGCAATTTGTTCACATAATCTACCGCAGTATCCATATCTCCGCCTTCGCCGCCGCGTGCCACAGATTCGGCATACATCAGGTAGACGTCTCCCAAACGGAACAAGGGGAAGTCGGTGTCAACCCACAATACGTCTTGTCCCGGTGCTCCTGTACTGGTGAGGTTGCTGTATTTAGGCACGCCCCAGCCTTCGGTATCGAAGTTACCGGTCACTCCGGTGGTTATTTGATAGTTACATTTACCGTTATAGTCGTCAAAGATTCCTCGCTTGTCCAGTATTTCTCCGGGTTTGCGATTCGCGTTATCTGCAAAGTCGAACAATTCTACCAGGTTTTGTGTGCCGCGGAACTGGCTCCAGCCTTCGCGAACACCGCCACCGGCTTCTTTGCGTGAGCCGACTACCAGAGCTGCCATTCCCCAGGATTGAGTTTTTTTGCCATCGAAGATGACCGGATAAATAATCTCTTTCAGTGTTTCGGGATTCTCTCCGTTGTCTGCTTTAAACAAGTCATCGTAGTTTTTAGCCAGCGAATAGTGTGGAATAATACGTTTGCAGGCAGCAATGCAATCCGTGTAGCGGGCTTGTCCTGTATACACTTCGGCATTGAGGTACATACGTGCAAGCAATGCGTCTACAACTGTCTGGTCTGCACGTCCGTATTCGGCACGAGTGGCGGGCAGGTCGGTTCTGATGGTATTCAGTTCGCTTTCAATCCAGTCGAACAATTCGGGGCGCGATAGCTGCGACGGAGTGAGTGAATAATTATTTTCAGTAATGAACGGAGGTTTGGCGTACGCATCCAATAGAATGTAGTATGCTAGTGCACGGTTAAAGCGTGCCTGTGCCGCATAGCTTTTCTGATCGACTTCTACAGGAGCATTGTCGATGTTCTTCATAAACTCGTTGGATAGTGCCACCACAAACATACAACGCTGATAGACTCCTTCAATGATTTCGTTTTTGCTGGTACTCCAGGTCAAATTGTTGATTTCACCTACCCAATCCTTGTTTTCCGCATTTTTAAGTTCATCAGTGGTTTGTTCCTGCATGGTCCACCAGCAACGCAGCAATACGGTGTTGCCGGCATCCAGACCTGCAATGTCGGAGTCATCGCCGCCTTGTCCGGAAAGTGCCCATACGGAATATATTTTGTTTAATCCTTTGGTATAACTTGCGGCATCCGTATATGCTCTTTCCGCTGTTACTACGGTCGAGTCTAATGGTTGTACATCCAAATCGCCCACGCAACCGGTGAAACTGGTGAGGCAAGCCAACATGGAAGCTAGTATATAGTATTTCTTTTTCATGATATTCCGGTTTTAGAAGTTAAGATTGATGCCTAGTGTAAAGATACGTGGGCGAGGCCACATGCTGCCGTCGATGGCTGAAACTTCGGGGTCC
The Bacteroides luhongzhouii DNA segment above includes these coding regions:
- a CDS encoding RagB/SusD family nutrient uptake outer membrane protein; its protein translation is MKKKYYILASMLACLTSFTGCVGDLDVQPLDSTVVTAERAYTDAASYTKGLNKIYSVWALSGQGGDDSDIAGLDAGNTVLLRCWWTMQEQTTDELKNAENKDWVGEINNLTWSTSKNEIIEGVYQRCMFVVALSNEFMKNIDNAPVEVDQKSYAAQARFNRALAYYILLDAYAKPPFITENNYSLTPSQLSRPELFDWIESELNTIRTDLPATRAEYGRADQTVVDALLARMYLNAEVYTGQARYTDCIAACKRIIPHYSLAKNYDDLFKADNGENPETLKEIIYPVIFDGKKTQSWGMAALVVGSRKEAGGGVREGWSQFRGTQNLVELFDFADNANRKPGEILDKRGIFDDYNGKCNYQITTGVTGNFDTEGWGVPKYSNLTSTGAPGQDVLWVDTDFPLFRLGDVYLMYAESVARGGEGGDMDTAVDYVNKLRDRGYGDTPHNKIDAAWLKANNYQNILNERGRELYWEGVRRMDLIRYGKFTGSSYTWPSKGGVITGVGVNERYNIFPIPVSDISVNGSLEQNEGYK
- a CDS encoding SusE domain-containing protein: MKIAKYISAICLSLLIFSACDSDLDKVYYNESEATPSVLSGIADTYVLDANKAQTTAIEFKWTNPQAGYAAQITNSLQMDLKGKNFGNAITLYSSTEEGPYNITTQDLNSKIMKLFQSYEMEVTVEPYDFEFRIASSISDATDSFYSNVESAQITPFIGDPEYPKVYLPGAYCSWGDPNDSFKQCQLLFSANDDGIYEGWVVFGNQAKDGWKISPEASWNTSWGTDDATQKNPASITLATGTGNITCYDKYSYKFSFNKTTLELSTKASADAWGIAGTHNDWGKAAADTPMTLAFESDASGNRAYYLTATLDLKADNAWKIRADNEWTHSFGTNDVEGEFEEAGSDNNFKVSEDGTYTIKLYFNRVKAKLIVTKK
- a CDS encoding metal-sulfur cluster assembly factor — its product is MEKFEIEEKIVAILKTVYDPEIPVNVYDLGLIYKIDVSDNGEVVLDMTLTAPNCPAADFIMEDIRQKVESVEGVTAATINLVFEPEWDKDMMSEEAKLELGFL
- a CDS encoding UDP-2,3-diacylglucosamine diphosphatase, producing the protein MKNVYFLSDAHLGSRAIEHGRTQERRLVNFLDSIKHKASAIYLLGDMFDFWYEFRLVVPKGYTRFLGKLSELTDMGVEVHFFIGNHDIWCGDYLTKECGVIMHREPLTTEIYGKEFYLAHGDGLGDPDKKFKLLRQMFHSKTLQTMFSAIHPRWSVELGLSWAKHSRQKRADGKEPDYMGENKEHLVLYTKEYLKSHPNINFFIYGHRHIELDLMLSATSRVLILGDWINFFSYAVFDGENLFLEEYIEGETQA